A genomic window from Pseudomonas argentinensis includes:
- a CDS encoding DHA2 family efflux MFS transporter permease subunit: MQDLSLLQRRYGPRYPNYLLMVLMLGSMAMILASTSVNVALPAIMADFRIGRPLAQWLSTGFLAAMTSGLLLSAWAQARFGARATAQAGLAVFIVTSVLALVASAAWQLITLRIIQGLCAGIVQPLAMVLIFRVFAGGGRGAALGAYGLGVMIAPTLGPTIGGYLVDMFGWYAVFWLPLPMCFLAMLAGLFLMPSERQRNTPFLDLWAFMLLNVGLFATLGALAEAQRFAWAEPRVWAPGVIGLAAIAGFLWRSRFSSRPLLPLALWRHVGFRKASWVALALGMGLYGTTYIIPLHVQAIEGYSAGWAGLLLLPTGVVMGVASFMGGRLSDHLSTAVLLIAGLLALVVSSVGLGWLQPGASFLVLCFWACIGRIGLGILLPALTTGALDALDREQVPHGAGAITFVRQLGGAFGVNLLTFFLEWRHRQEGGDFPAEVVAFQQSFWLMGALFALTLLAAWNLRPSQG; encoded by the coding sequence ATGCAGGACCTGTCTCTGCTGCAGAGACGTTACGGGCCGCGTTATCCGAATTACCTGCTGATGGTGCTGATGCTCGGCAGCATGGCGATGATCCTGGCGTCGACCAGCGTCAACGTCGCGCTGCCGGCGATCATGGCCGACTTTCGCATCGGCCGCCCCCTGGCCCAGTGGCTGTCCACCGGTTTTCTCGCCGCGATGACCTCGGGGCTGCTGCTCTCCGCCTGGGCCCAGGCCCGCTTTGGCGCCAGGGCCACGGCGCAGGCCGGCCTGGCCGTGTTCATCGTCACCTCGGTGCTTGCCCTGGTCGCCAGCGCGGCCTGGCAACTGATCACCCTGCGCATCATTCAGGGCCTGTGCGCCGGCATCGTCCAGCCGCTGGCCATGGTGCTGATCTTCAGGGTATTCGCTGGCGGCGGTCGCGGCGCTGCGCTGGGCGCCTATGGGCTCGGGGTGATGATCGCGCCCACCCTGGGGCCGACCATCGGCGGCTACCTGGTCGATATGTTCGGCTGGTATGCGGTGTTCTGGCTGCCCTTGCCCATGTGTTTCCTGGCCATGCTGGCCGGGTTGTTCCTGATGCCCAGCGAGCGTCAGCGCAATACTCCGTTTCTCGACCTCTGGGCATTCATGCTGCTCAACGTCGGCCTGTTCGCCACGCTCGGCGCGCTGGCCGAGGCCCAGCGTTTCGCCTGGGCCGAACCGCGGGTGTGGGCACCGGGCGTGATCGGTCTGGCGGCCATCGCCGGGTTTCTGTGGCGCAGCCGCTTCAGCAGCCGACCCTTGCTGCCGCTGGCGCTGTGGCGGCACGTCGGCTTTCGCAAGGCAAGCTGGGTGGCACTCGCCCTTGGCATGGGGCTTTACGGCACCACCTACATCATCCCCCTGCATGTGCAGGCCATCGAGGGCTACAGCGCAGGCTGGGCGGGCCTGCTGCTGTTGCCGACCGGGGTGGTGATGGGCGTCGCCTCGTTCATGGGCGGGCGCTTGAGTGACCATCTGTCGACGGCCGTGCTGTTGATCGCGGGTCTGCTGGCGCTGGTGGTGTCCTCGGTCGGCCTTGGCTGGCTGCAGCCGGGCGCGTCCTTCCTGGTGCTGTGTTTCTGGGCCTGTATCGGGCGGATCGGCCTGGGCATCCTGCTGCCGGCGCTGACCACCGGTGCGCTGGATGCGCTCGATCGCGAGCAGGTGCCCCACGGCGCGGGCGCCATCACCTTCGTGCGGCAGCTGGGCGGGGCCTTCGGCGTGAACCTGCTGACCTTTTTCCTGGAGTGGCGCCATCGCCAGGAGGGCGGTGACTTCCCCGCCGAGGTGGTGGCTTTCCAGCAGAGCTTCTGGTTGATGGGCGCGCTGTTCGCGCTGACCCTGCTCGCGGCGTGGAACCTGCGGCCGTCACAAGGTTGA
- a CDS encoding MarR family transcriptional regulator gives MSPNEPHRFAMQVAQLSRAWRAELDRRLAGLGLSQARWLVLLHIGRFAELPTQRELAQSVGVEGPTLARLLDSLEAQGLVVRHAVPEDRRAKKIALCPPAKPLIEKIEAISTQLREELFAGIDQEDLRRCQQVHARILGNLERR, from the coding sequence ATGTCCCCGAACGAACCCCATCGTTTCGCCATGCAAGTGGCGCAATTGTCCCGTGCCTGGCGCGCAGAACTGGATCGACGACTCGCTGGGCTGGGGCTTTCCCAGGCGCGTTGGCTGGTGCTGCTGCATATCGGCCGGTTCGCCGAACTGCCGACCCAGCGCGAACTGGCGCAGAGCGTCGGCGTTGAAGGGCCGACGCTGGCCCGGCTGCTCGACAGCCTCGAAGCCCAGGGCCTGGTGGTGCGCCATGCGGTACCCGAAGATCGCCGCGCCAAGAAGATTGCCCTGTGTCCGCCCGCCAAGCCGCTGATCGAAAAGATCGAGGCGATTTCCACGCAACTGCGTGAGGAGTTGTTTGCCGGCATCGACCAGGAAGACCTGCGCCGCTGCCAGCAGGTGCACGCACGCATTCTGGGCAATCTGGAGCGGCGTTGA
- the recQ gene encoding DNA helicase RecQ, producing the protein MLEQAQRILKDVFGYDSFRGRQGAIIERVASGGDALVLMPTGGGKSLCFQVPALLRDGLAVVVSPLIALMDDQVATLEELGVAAVALNSTLEAEQQRDIAARIRRGEIKMLYLAPERLVQPRMLDFLQQLQIALFAIDEAHCVSQWGHDFRPEYLQLGQLAELFPQVPRIALTATADMRTREEIVNRLHLHNAERFLSSFDRPNIFYRIVPKEQPRKQLLAFLAARKSDAGIVYCLSRKKVEEVAGFLTEQGFPALPYHAGLPAELRAFNQKRFLNEEGLIMVATIAFGMGIDKPNVRFVAHLDLPKSLEAYYQETGRAGRDGLPADAWMAYGLQDMIFLKQMLANSEGDERHKRVEQHKLDAMLALCEETRCRRQVLLAYFDEELPQPCGHCDNCTDGVQTWDATEPARQALSAIYRSGQRYGVGHLVDILLGRDNEKMRGLGHQHLSVFGVGGALSEGEWRSLFRQLVARGLADVDLEGFGGLRLSDSCRPLLRGEVTLLLRRDLKPQQSAKASGSAARQLVRGDEREQWEALRALRKRLAEEHAVPPYVIFPDATLLEMLRSKPTTMAEMARVSGVGARKLERYGEAFLEVLAGDATPAPVVDLRHELVSLARAGMTPSQIATQLGCSPKSAYAMLAEAIAEQQISLQQALDLPEELLGEIQDAFLDGEGELPPVAEVSPLFAGRIEEGVLHCVRAALQAEFEA; encoded by the coding sequence ATGCTCGAGCAGGCGCAACGCATCCTCAAAGACGTATTCGGCTATGACAGCTTCCGGGGTCGCCAGGGCGCGATCATCGAGCGCGTGGCCAGCGGCGGCGATGCGCTGGTGCTGATGCCCACCGGCGGCGGCAAGTCGCTGTGCTTCCAGGTACCGGCGCTGCTGCGCGACGGGCTGGCCGTGGTGGTGTCTCCGTTGATCGCCCTGATGGACGATCAGGTGGCCACCCTGGAGGAGCTCGGTGTGGCGGCGGTGGCGCTGAATTCCACCCTGGAGGCCGAGCAGCAGCGCGACATCGCGGCGCGGATCCGCCGCGGCGAGATCAAGATGCTCTACCTGGCCCCGGAGCGCCTGGTGCAGCCGCGCATGCTGGACTTCCTGCAGCAGCTGCAGATCGCCCTGTTCGCCATCGACGAAGCCCACTGCGTGTCGCAATGGGGCCATGATTTCCGTCCCGAGTACCTGCAACTGGGGCAACTGGCCGAGCTGTTCCCCCAGGTGCCGCGCATCGCCCTGACCGCGACCGCCGACATGCGCACTCGCGAGGAAATCGTCAATCGCCTGCACCTGCACAATGCCGAGCGTTTCCTGTCCAGTTTCGACCGGCCCAACATCTTCTATCGCATCGTGCCCAAGGAGCAGCCGCGCAAGCAGCTGCTGGCCTTCCTGGCGGCGCGCAAGAGCGATGCCGGCATCGTCTATTGCCTGTCGCGCAAGAAGGTCGAGGAGGTGGCGGGTTTCCTGACCGAGCAGGGCTTCCCGGCGTTGCCCTACCACGCCGGCCTGCCGGCCGAGCTGCGGGCGTTCAACCAGAAGCGCTTTCTCAACGAGGAAGGCCTGATCATGGTGGCCACCATCGCCTTCGGCATGGGCATCGACAAGCCCAACGTGCGCTTCGTCGCGCACCTGGACCTGCCCAAGTCGCTGGAGGCCTATTACCAGGAAACCGGCCGCGCCGGGCGCGATGGTCTGCCGGCCGATGCCTGGATGGCCTACGGGCTGCAGGACATGATCTTTCTCAAGCAGATGCTGGCCAATTCCGAAGGCGACGAGCGCCACAAGCGCGTGGAGCAGCACAAGCTCGACGCCATGCTGGCGCTGTGCGAGGAAACCCGCTGCCGTCGCCAGGTGCTGCTGGCCTATTTCGATGAAGAACTGCCGCAGCCCTGCGGGCATTGCGACAACTGCACCGACGGCGTGCAGACCTGGGATGCCACCGAGCCGGCCCGCCAGGCGCTGTCGGCCATCTATCGCAGTGGCCAGCGTTATGGCGTCGGCCATCTGGTGGACATCCTGCTGGGCCGCGACAACGAGAAGATGCGCGGCCTCGGCCATCAGCACCTGTCGGTCTTCGGCGTGGGCGGCGCGCTCAGCGAAGGCGAGTGGCGCTCCCTGTTCCGCCAGCTGGTCGCCCGCGGCCTGGCGGATGTCGACCTGGAGGGCTTTGGCGGCCTGCGTTTGTCCGACAGCTGCCGGCCCTTGCTGCGCGGTGAGGTGACCCTGCTGCTGCGTCGCGACCTCAAGCCCCAGCAGAGCGCCAAGGCTTCCGGCAGCGCTGCGCGGCAACTGGTGCGCGGCGACGAGCGCGAGCAGTGGGAAGCGCTGCGCGCCCTGCGCAAGCGCCTGGCCGAGGAGCATGCGGTACCCCCTTACGTGATCTTCCCCGATGCCACGCTGCTGGAAATGCTGCGCAGCAAGCCGACCACGATGGCCGAGATGGCCCGGGTCAGCGGTGTCGGTGCCCGCAAGCTGGAGCGCTACGGCGAGGCGTTCCTGGAGGTACTGGCCGGCGATGCCACGCCAGCGCCGGTGGTCGACCTGCGTCACGAGCTGGTCAGCCTGGCCCGTGCCGGCATGACGCCGAGCCAGATCGCCACGCAACTGGGCTGCAGCCCGAAGAGCGCCTACGCGATGCTCGCCGAAGCCATTGCCGAGCAGCAGATTTCCCTGCAGCAGGCCCTCGATCTGCCCGAGGAGCTGCTGGGCGAAATTCAGGATGCTTTTCTCGACGGCGAGGGCGAGTTGCCGCCGGTCGCCGAGGTCAGCCCGCTGTTCGCCGGGCGTATAGAGGAGGGCGTGCTGCACTGCGTGCGCGCCGCGCTGCAGGCGGAGTTCGAGGCCTGA
- a CDS encoding YecA family protein, translating into MSFAEQLSRLQAFLDADDLHEEALDYVAAHGYLTALSICPEKIEPREWIDALFSEPPHYRSDEERDEIEATLIQLQAHIARQLASDDEPEVPCDLDLGDEPDDSDLRGWCIGFMEGVFLRESVWFDDAEDEVSELLLPIMVGSGLFDEQPEFAEIARDRDLVDSMVDQIPELLTALFLLCNAPDEKPALLKPRPH; encoded by the coding sequence ATGTCCTTCGCCGAGCAACTGTCCCGCCTGCAAGCCTTCCTCGATGCCGATGACCTGCACGAAGAGGCTCTGGACTATGTCGCCGCCCATGGCTACCTGACGGCCCTGTCCATCTGCCCGGAAAAGATCGAGCCGCGCGAGTGGATCGACGCCCTGTTCTCCGAGCCGCCGCATTACCGCAGTGACGAGGAGCGCGACGAGATCGAAGCCACCCTGATCCAGCTGCAGGCCCATATCGCCCGTCAGCTGGCCAGCGACGACGAGCCGGAAGTGCCGTGCGACCTGGACCTGGGCGACGAGCCGGACGACTCCGACCTGCGCGGCTGGTGCATCGGCTTCATGGAAGGCGTGTTCCTGCGCGAGAGCGTCTGGTTCGACGACGCCGAAGACGAAGTCAGCGAGCTGCTGCTGCCGATCATGGTTGGCTCGGGCCTGTTCGACGAGCAACCGGAGTTCGCCGAGATCGCCCGCGACCGTGACCTGGTCGACAGCATGGTCGATCAGATTCCGGAGCTGCTGACCGCGCTGTTCCTGCTGTGCAACGCCCCCGACGAGAAGCCTGCGCTGCTCAAACCCCGCCCCCACTGA
- a CDS encoding YbaN family protein: MAREPFETRNPLLRYCLLTLGWLSVALGVLGIFLPLLPTTPFLLLAAACFMRSSKRFYLWLVEHPRLGPWIRDYLAGEGIPRKAKVYAIGLMWLSIGLSCWLVPLIWARLFMLTSAVLVSLYILKQKTLPDRR, encoded by the coding sequence ATGGCGCGCGAACCCTTCGAAACCCGCAACCCGCTGCTGCGCTATTGCCTGCTGACCCTTGGCTGGCTGAGCGTGGCGCTGGGCGTGCTCGGCATCTTCCTGCCGCTGCTGCCCACCACCCCCTTCCTGCTGCTGGCCGCGGCGTGCTTCATGCGCAGCTCGAAGCGCTTCTACCTGTGGCTGGTGGAACACCCGCGCCTGGGCCCGTGGATCCGCGACTACCTGGCTGGCGAAGGCATCCCGCGCAAGGCCAAGGTCTACGCCATCGGCCTGATGTGGCTGAGCATCGGCCTCTCTTGCTGGCTGGTGCCGCTGATCTGGGCGCGACTGTTCATGCTGACCAGCGCCGTACTGGTCAGCCTGTATATCCTCAAGCAGAAGACCCTGCCGGATCGCCGCTGA
- the pap gene encoding polyphosphate:AMP phosphotransferase produces MFESAEIDHVIDKATFAAEEQVLREALLEVQYALREQGRHGVIILINGVEGAGKGETVKLLNEWMDPRLIQVSTFDQQTDEELARPPAWRYWRQLPPKGRIGIFFGNWYSQMLQGRVHGDLKKDQLNGAIDGALGLEQMLCNEGTLIFKFWFHLSKKQMLTRLKTLQDDPLHSWRLSPLDWQQSKTYDKFVRAGEDVLRRTSRDYAPWYIVAGADANYRSLTVGRILLEGLQAALRGSAERAPLPHTTPLMTRTDQRSLLDSLDMGLSLAKADYREQLTREQARLAQLMRDKRMRRHALVAVFEGNDAAGKGGAIRRVAAALDPRQYRIVPVAAPTDEERAQPYLWRFWRHIPARGKFTVFDRSWYGRVLVERVEGFCAPEDWLRAYGEINDFEEQLSNAGVVLVKFWLAIDEETQLLRFRERENNPVKRFKITEEDWRNREKWPLYREAVGDMVDRTSTRLAPWTLVEANDKQFARVKVLRTLNDALEAAFERSVR; encoded by the coding sequence ATGTTCGAATCCGCCGAGATCGACCACGTCATCGACAAGGCCACGTTCGCTGCCGAAGAGCAGGTACTGCGCGAAGCGTTGCTCGAAGTCCAGTACGCGCTGCGCGAGCAGGGTCGCCATGGGGTGATCATCCTGATCAATGGCGTCGAGGGCGCAGGCAAGGGCGAGACGGTGAAGCTGCTCAACGAGTGGATGGACCCCCGGCTCATCCAGGTCAGCACCTTCGACCAGCAGACCGACGAGGAACTGGCCCGACCGCCTGCCTGGCGTTACTGGCGGCAGCTGCCGCCCAAGGGGCGCATCGGCATTTTCTTTGGCAACTGGTACAGCCAGATGCTGCAGGGCCGGGTGCACGGCGACCTGAAGAAGGATCAGCTCAACGGCGCCATCGACGGGGCGCTGGGCCTGGAGCAGATGCTCTGCAACGAGGGCACGCTGATCTTCAAGTTCTGGTTTCACCTGTCCAAGAAGCAGATGCTCACCCGGCTCAAGACCCTGCAGGACGATCCACTGCACAGCTGGCGCCTGAGCCCCCTGGACTGGCAGCAGTCGAAGACCTACGACAAGTTCGTGCGCGCTGGGGAAGACGTGCTGCGGCGCACCAGTCGGGATTACGCACCCTGGTACATCGTCGCCGGTGCCGATGCCAATTACCGCAGCCTGACGGTCGGGCGCATCCTGCTCGAAGGCCTGCAGGCGGCGCTGCGCGGCAGCGCCGAGCGGGCACCGTTGCCGCACACCACGCCGCTGATGACGCGAACCGACCAGCGCAGCCTGCTCGACAGCCTGGATATGGGCCTGAGCCTGGCCAAGGCCGATTACCGCGAGCAGCTGACCCGGGAACAGGCGCGCCTGGCGCAGCTGATGCGCGACAAACGCATGCGCCGCCACGCCCTGGTCGCGGTGTTCGAGGGCAATGATGCCGCCGGCAAGGGCGGGGCGATTCGCCGTGTGGCGGCAGCGCTGGACCCGCGTCAGTACCGCATCGTACCGGTCGCGGCGCCAACCGACGAGGAGCGCGCGCAGCCCTACCTGTGGCGCTTCTGGCGGCACATACCGGCGCGCGGCAAGTTCACCGTGTTCGATCGTTCCTGGTATGGCCGGGTGCTGGTGGAGCGAGTCGAGGGGTTCTGCGCGCCCGAGGACTGGCTGCGCGCCTACGGCGAGATCAATGACTTCGAGGAGCAGCTGAGCAACGCCGGCGTGGTGCTGGTGAAGTTCTGGCTGGCCATCGACGAAGAGACCCAGCTGCTGCGCTTTCGCGAGCGTGAGAACAACCCGGTCAAGCGTTTCAAGATCACCGAGGAGGATTGGCGCAACCGTGAGAAGTGGCCGCTGTACCGGGAGGCCGTTGGCGATATGGTCGACCGCACCAGCACCCGCCTGGCACCTTGGACATTGGTCGAGGCCAACGACAAGCAGTTCGCCCGGGTCAAGGTACTGCGCACCCTCAACGATGCCCTGGAGGCGGCGTTCGAGCGGAGCGTGCGATAG
- the mnmC gene encoding bifunctional tRNA (5-methylaminomethyl-2-thiouridine)(34)-methyltransferase MnmD/FAD-dependent 5-carboxymethylaminomethyl-2-thiouridine(34) oxidoreductase MnmC, translating into MADQYAQLDWNEQGQPSSRQYGDVYFSRENGLEETRYVFLDNNDLPRRFAALPPGEQLVIGETGFGTGMNFLCAWQSFDEQAPAGAHLHFVSVEKHPLNQADLQRALALWPSLQRYSQQLLEAYRCLNPGFQRLLFDDGRVVLTLLIGDALAMLPQLDARIDAWFLDGFAPSKNPEMWTPELFAQLARLSAPGTTLGTFTATGYVRRALVEAGFAMKRVPGLGKKWEVMCGAFTGSASNQTKPWFARPTDHPSERNALVIGAGLAGCATAASLARRGWQVTVLERHGAAAQEASGNPQGVLYLKLSAHGTALSRLIVDGFGYTRRLLERLHKGMDWDDCGVLQLAFDEREAQRQARLAAAFPPTLLVPLDRQEAERQAGIALASGGLFYPDAGWVHPPALCAQLLDHPAIRMHGHQEALRLERIDGQWQALGNEQVLAEAPVVVICSAADTLRFEQSAHLPLKRIRGQISRLPASQRSAALSTVVCAEGYVAPPRQGEHTLGASFNFDSDDLTPSSAEHASNLDLLREISGDLAERLEADKLDPAKLRGRAAFRCTSPDYLPIIGPLADAEQFAQAYAVLARDARQVPPVPCPWQQGLYINSGHGSRGLITAPLSGELIAAWLENEPLPVPRDVAEGCHPNRFMLRQLIRKG; encoded by the coding sequence ATGGCCGATCAATACGCACAACTCGACTGGAACGAACAGGGCCAGCCCTCCTCGCGCCAGTATGGCGACGTCTACTTTTCCCGGGAAAATGGCCTGGAAGAAACGCGCTACGTGTTTCTCGACAACAACGACCTGCCACGCCGCTTTGCCGCCCTGCCGCCGGGCGAGCAATTGGTGATCGGTGAAACCGGCTTTGGCACCGGGATGAATTTTCTCTGCGCCTGGCAATCGTTCGACGAGCAGGCACCCGCCGGCGCGCACCTGCATTTCGTCAGCGTGGAGAAGCACCCTCTCAACCAGGCGGATCTGCAGCGTGCCCTGGCGCTATGGCCCTCCCTGCAGCGCTACAGTCAGCAGTTGCTCGAGGCCTATCGCTGCCTGAACCCGGGCTTCCAGCGTCTGCTGTTCGACGATGGCCGGGTGGTGCTGACCCTGCTGATCGGCGATGCATTGGCCATGCTGCCGCAACTCGATGCGCGCATCGATGCCTGGTTTCTCGATGGCTTCGCGCCGTCGAAGAACCCCGAGATGTGGACACCGGAGCTGTTCGCGCAGTTGGCCAGGCTGAGCGCACCGGGCACCACGCTGGGCACCTTCACGGCCACCGGCTACGTGCGCCGTGCTCTGGTCGAAGCGGGCTTCGCCATGAAGCGGGTGCCGGGCCTCGGCAAGAAATGGGAAGTGATGTGCGGCGCCTTCACCGGCTCTGCCAGCAATCAGACCAAGCCCTGGTTCGCGCGGCCGACTGATCACCCCTCAGAACGAAACGCCCTGGTGATCGGCGCCGGGCTGGCCGGCTGCGCCACGGCTGCGAGCCTGGCCAGACGCGGCTGGCAGGTCACGGTGCTGGAGCGCCATGGAGCCGCGGCCCAGGAAGCCTCGGGCAACCCCCAGGGCGTTCTCTACCTCAAGCTGTCCGCCCACGGCACCGCCCTGTCGCGGCTGATCGTCGATGGCTTCGGCTACACCAGGCGGCTGCTCGAGCGCCTGCACAAGGGCATGGACTGGGACGATTGCGGCGTGCTGCAACTGGCGTTCGACGAGCGCGAAGCCCAGCGCCAGGCCAGGCTTGCAGCCGCCTTCCCGCCCACGCTGCTCGTCCCACTGGATCGCCAGGAGGCCGAACGGCAGGCCGGTATCGCCCTGGCGAGCGGCGGCTTGTTCTATCCCGATGCCGGCTGGGTGCATCCGCCAGCGCTGTGCGCGCAGTTGCTCGATCATCCCGCAATTCGCATGCACGGCCACCAGGAGGCCCTGAGGCTTGAGCGTATCGACGGCCAGTGGCAGGCACTGGGCAACGAGCAGGTACTGGCCGAGGCGCCAGTGGTGGTGATCTGCAGCGCGGCGGATACCCTGCGCTTCGAACAAAGCGCGCACCTGCCGCTCAAGCGTATCCGCGGGCAGATCAGCCGACTGCCGGCGTCACAACGCAGCGCCGCGCTGAGCACCGTGGTCTGCGCCGAAGGCTATGTAGCGCCCCCGCGCCAGGGGGAGCACACCCTGGGCGCCAGCTTCAACTTCGACAGCGATGACCTGACGCCGAGCAGCGCCGAACACGCCAGCAACCTGGACCTGCTGCGGGAAATCTCAGGCGACCTGGCCGAGCGCCTCGAGGCCGATAAGCTCGACCCGGCCAAGCTGCGGGGCCGTGCCGCCTTTCGTTGCACCAGCCCGGATTACCTGCCGATCATCGGCCCGCTGGCCGATGCCGAGCAGTTCGCGCAGGCCTATGCCGTGCTGGCCCGCGACGCCCGCCAGGTGCCGCCAGTGCCCTGCCCCTGGCAGCAAGGCCTGTACATCAACAGCGGCCACGGCTCCCGCGGGCTGATCACTGCGCCGCTATCCGGCGAACTGATCGCCGCCTGGCTGGAAAACGAACCGCTACCCGTCCCCCGCGACGTTGCCGAAGGCTGCCATCCCAATCGCTTTATGCTGCGGCAGCTGATCCGCAAGGGATGA
- a CDS encoding N-acetylglutaminylglutamine amidotransferase, protein MCGIAGELRFDNQPADLAAVERITHHLAPRGPDAHGFHSRGPVAFGHRRLKIMDLAEASGQPMIDNDLGLSMVFNGAIYNYPELRGELEQLGYRFFSGGDTEVLLKGYHAWGADLLPKLNGMFAFAIWERDSGQLFIARDRLGVKPLYLSKTKERLRFASSLPALLKGGDIGKTLDPIALNHYLNFHAVVPAPRTILAGVEKLPPATWMRIDTNGKVEQQVWWTLNFGPNADEANFTFEDWRDATLDSMREAVEIRQRAAVDVGVLLSGGVDSSMLVGLLREAGVDNLLTFSIGFQDAGGERGDEFQYSDLIAKRFETQHHQLRIGENEILDQLPAAFRAMSEPMVSHDCIAFYLLSREVAKHCKVVQSGQGADELFAGYHWYPLVDGADDAYSAYRKAFFDREHEEYAACVQPAWLTDDVSGEFVRQHFAQPGASAAVDKALRLDSTVMLVDDPVKRVDNMTMAWGLEARTPFLDYRVAELSARIPGRFKLPEGGKYVLKEAARKVIPAEVIDRKKGYFPVPGLKHLEGATLGWVRDLLVDPAHDRGIFNPQMLDRLLIDPQGQLTPLRGSKLWQMAALNLWLSEQGL, encoded by the coding sequence ATGTGCGGAATAGCAGGCGAACTTCGATTCGATAACCAACCAGCCGACCTGGCTGCCGTTGAACGCATCACCCACCACCTCGCCCCTCGCGGCCCGGATGCCCATGGCTTCCACAGCCGCGGTCCCGTCGCCTTCGGCCACCGCCGCCTGAAGATCATGGACCTCGCCGAGGCCTCGGGCCAGCCGATGATCGACAACGATCTCGGGCTGTCGATGGTCTTCAACGGCGCCATCTACAACTACCCGGAATTGCGCGGCGAGCTCGAGCAGCTCGGCTATCGCTTCTTCTCCGGGGGTGACACCGAGGTGCTGCTCAAGGGCTATCACGCCTGGGGCGCCGACCTGCTGCCCAAGCTCAATGGCATGTTCGCCTTCGCCATCTGGGAGCGCGACAGCGGGCAGCTGTTCATCGCTCGTGATCGCCTGGGCGTGAAGCCGCTGTACCTGTCCAAGACCAAGGAGCGCCTGCGCTTTGCCTCCAGCCTGCCGGCGCTGCTCAAAGGCGGCGATATCGGCAAGACCCTGGATCCGATCGCCCTCAACCACTACCTGAACTTCCATGCCGTGGTACCCGCACCACGCACCATCCTCGCCGGCGTGGAGAAACTGCCGCCAGCCACCTGGATGCGTATCGACACCAATGGCAAGGTCGAGCAGCAGGTCTGGTGGACGCTGAACTTCGGCCCGAACGCCGACGAAGCCAACTTCACCTTCGAAGACTGGCGCGACGCCACCCTGGACAGCATGCGCGAAGCCGTCGAGATCCGTCAGCGTGCCGCCGTGGATGTCGGCGTACTGCTGTCGGGCGGCGTCGATTCCAGCATGCTGGTCGGCCTGCTGCGCGAAGCCGGTGTCGACAACCTGCTGACCTTCTCCATCGGCTTCCAGGATGCCGGCGGCGAGCGCGGCGACGAATTCCAGTATTCGGACCTGATCGCCAAGCGCTTCGAAACCCAGCACCACCAGCTGCGCATCGGCGAGAACGAGATTCTCGATCAGCTGCCGGCCGCCTTCCGCGCCATGAGCGAGCCGATGGTCAGCCACGACTGCATTGCCTTCTACCTGCTCTCCCGGGAAGTGGCCAAACACTGCAAGGTGGTACAGAGCGGCCAGGGCGCCGACGAGCTGTTCGCCGGCTATCACTGGTACCCGCTGGTCGATGGCGCTGACGATGCCTATAGCGCCTATCGCAAGGCCTTCTTCGACCGCGAGCACGAGGAGTACGCCGCCTGCGTGCAGCCAGCCTGGTTGACCGATGACGTGTCCGGCGAATTCGTCCGCCAGCACTTCGCCCAGCCGGGCGCCAGCGCTGCCGTGGACAAGGCGCTGCGCCTGGACAGCACGGTGATGCTGGTCGACGACCCGGTCAAACGCGTCGACAACATGACCATGGCCTGGGGCCTCGAAGCCCGTACGCCGTTCCTGGATTACCGTGTGGCGGAATTGTCGGCGCGCATCCCAGGTCGGTTCAAACTGCCGGAAGGCGGCAAGTACGTGCTCAAGGAGGCGGCCCGCAAGGTCATTCCGGCCGAGGTCATCGACCGCAAGAAGGGTTACTTCCCGGTGCCGGGCCTCAAGCACCTGGAAGGCGCGACCCTGGGTTGGGTGCGCGACCTGCTGGTCGACCCGGCCCATGACCGCGGCATCTTCAACCCGCAGATGCTCGACCGCCTGCTCATTGACCCACAAGGCCAGCTGACGCCCCTGCGCGGCTCCAAGCTGTGGCAGATGGCGGCGCTGAACCTGTGGTTGAGCGAACAGGGCCTGTAA